Proteins encoded together in one Triticum dicoccoides isolate Atlit2015 ecotype Zavitan chromosome 7B, WEW_v2.0, whole genome shotgun sequence window:
- the LOC119340162 gene encoding 26S proteasome regulatory subunit 10B homolog A-like, which produces MAATADDARRAAAVAKYRASLLACRERQSLLTTGEENLKKARKEREITDEHVKAFQCVGQIVGEVLRPLAGDRFIVKVRSGPRYLVNCRNKLNTESLKTGTRVCLDPSTLTIVRMLPREVDPLVFNMVHEDPGNVSFSAVGGLSDQIREIRETIELPLMNPELFLRVGIKPPKGVLLYGPPGTGKTLLARALASNIDVNFIKVVSSAVIGKYIGESARIIREMFAYARNHEPCIIFMDEIDALGGRRFSEGTSADREIQRTLMELLNQLDGFDELGKVKIIMATNRPDVLDPALLRPGRLDRKIEIPLPNEQARQEILKIHAAGMAKHGEIDYEAAAKLAEGFNAADLRNICTEAGMAAIRAERDYAINEDFIKGLRKIMDMKKLESSADYKADFGKD; this is translated from the exons ATGGCCGCGACCGCCGACGacgcccgccgcgccgccgccgtcgccaagtaCCGCGCCAGCCTCCTCGCCTGCCGGGAGCGCCAGTCCCTCCTCACCACAG GGGAAGAGAACCTGAAGAAGGCTAGGAAGGAGCGTGAGATAACCGATGAGCATGTCAAGGCGTTTCAGTGCGTTGGGCAGATAGTGGGGGAGGTGCTGCGCCCGCTTGCTGGCGACCGCT TTATCGTCAAGGTTAGGAGTGGTCCTCGATACCTTGTCAACTGTCGCAATAAGTTGAACACAGAGAGCTTGAAAACAGGCACACGCGTGTGTCTTGACCCGAGCACACTTACAATCGTGCGCATGCTTCCGCGTGAG GTGGACCCTTTAGTGTTCAACATGGTTCATGAAGATCCAGGGAATGTCAGCTTCTCTGCTGTTGGAGGCCTATCTGACCAGATCAGGGAAATTCGGGAGACCATCGAGCTTCCGCTCATGAACCCAGAACTGTTTCTCAGAGTTGGTATTAAGCCACCCAAG GGAGTGCTCCTCTACGGCCCACCTGGAACTGGGAAGACACTGCTGGCTAGGGCTCTTGCAAGTAACATAGATGTGAACTTTATTAAG GTTGTCTCAAGTGCAGTCATTGGTAAGTATATTGGTGAAAGTGCTCGGATAATAAGGGAAATGTTTGCGTATGCACGTAATCACGAG CCGTGCATCATCTTCATGGATGAAATTGACGCACTTGGAGGAAGAAGATTCAGTGAAGGCACAAGTGCTGATCGTGAGATCCAGAGGACGCTCATGGAACTGCTAAACCAGTTAGATGGGTTTGATGAACTTGGAAAG GTGAAGATAATCATGGCGACCAACCGTCCGGATGTTCTAGACCCTGCTCTCTTACGTCCAGGGCGTCTGGATCGCAAGATTGAAATTCCTCTTCCTAACGAACAAGCGAGGCAGGAAATCCTCAAGATCCATGCAGCTGGGATGGCCAAGCATGGCGAAATCGACTACGAAGCTGCTGCCAAGCTAGCAGAG GGATTCAACGCCGCCGACTTGCGCAACATCTGCACAGAAGCTGGCATGGCGGCGATCCGAGCAGAGCGTGACTACGCCATCAACGAAGACTTCATCAAG GGGTTGAGgaagatcatggacatgaagaaGCTGGAGTCGAGTGCCGACTACAAGGCGGACTTTGGCAAGGACTAG